The following proteins are encoded in a genomic region of Magallana gigas chromosome 1, xbMagGiga1.1, whole genome shotgun sequence:
- the LOC105337044 gene encoding dipeptidyl peptidase 9 isoform X2, whose protein sequence is MATEIPPDLSEVVTSSSSGQISSFCPQSWRMIHQNVVESRKLITMLASRVPGSFHFRTQTTPSGNKTRLYFLGMTSKGRENTLLFADLPPVVPENPSILSQWPLLDSFPASIPLSQLSREEQLLRERKRMGTYGITSYELVESEGKFVFPASNSLFSCSDPDITMTEPVFPVNISSSRVEGARLDPKLCPHNSQLLAFINQGDIWVANIEDNQECRLTYTNTGSGSLEDEPLSAGSPSFVVQEEFDRYTGYWWCPVTTGGATHCILYEEVDEGMVEILNIFSPSVEGKNVDQYRYPRAGTPNARSVLKLVKFSVDSEGKFCGVQHFQLLEPLLTFFPWMEYMVRAGWTPNGKHVYAELLDRQQKRMSLVLIPVDFFVPVRQFSDDDMEEDVFGRNIPLLTVLYEESSEIWVNTHDILHFLPHPNPSEIKFLWASEKSGFRHLYSVVSKLENCDRKMCAMDLLEENQDGQFKANVIKEVMLTSGDWEVNPKQIWVDEKRDIVYFVALKDSVLETHLYAVTYSKPSEPVRLTTPGYSHAVSLSSDCSSFVSVYSSARETTSCVVYKILHDNDRPMSTKSWGIIMPPIACPDYNAPELFQYQSQSGFTHHGLFFHPHGEEAGKKYPTVVMVYGGPQVQQVTNCFKGIRFLRHHALASNGYAVVVIDGRGSCGRGLKFESHIKNRLGTVEIEDQDLSSASPCKIYRSILSGDCLITKGYCAD, encoded by the exons ATGGCAACAGAGATACCTCCTGACCTCTCCGAGGTGGTGACCTCGAGTTCATCTGGTCAGATTTCCAGTTTCTGTCCGCAGTCCTGGCGCATGATTCACCAGAACGTGGTCGAGAGTCGTAAACTAATCACGATGCTGGCCAGTCGTGTCCCCGGCTCCTTCCACTTCCGCACGCAAACCACGCCCAGCGGAAACAAAACCAGGCTCTATTTCCTGGGAATGACCTCCAAAGGTCGGGAAAACACGCTACTGTTTGCAGATCTCCCCCCGGTGGTCCCTGAAAACCCGAGCATCTTGTCTCAGTGGCCGCTGTTGGACTCATTTCCGGCCAGTATTCCATTGTCCCAACTATCGCGAGAGGAGCAGTTATTGAGAGAGAGGAAGAGAATGGGGACTTATGGTATCACGTCGTACGAACTCGTTGAGTCGGAGGGAAAATTTGTGTTTCCCGCCTCCAACTCTCTCTTCTCTTGTAGCGATCCCGATATTacg ATGACAGAACCAGTTTTCCCGGTGAATATCTCCAGCAGTAGGGTAGAGGGAGCCCGCCTTGACCCCAAACTCTGCCCCCACAACTCTCAACTCTTGGCCTTCATCAACCAGGGCGATATCTGGGTCGCCAACATAGAGGATAATCAGGAGTGTCGGCTCACCTACACCAATACAG GAAGTGGTAGCTTGGAGGATGAACCGCTGTCTGCAGGATCGCCATCCTTTGTGGTGCAGGAGGAGTTTGACCGCTACACTGGCTACTGGTGGTGTCCTGTGACCACCGGGGGAGCCACCCACTGTATCCTGTACGAGGAGGTGGACGAAGGAATGGTGGAGATCCTCAATATCTTCTCTCCGTCAGTGGAGGGGAAAAATGTGGATCAGTACCGGTATCCACGAGCCG GTACTCCCAATGCCAGAAGTGTTTTGAAGCTAGTCAAGTTTTCTGTGGACAGTGAAGGCAAG TTTTGTGGTGTACAGCACTTTCAGCTGTTGGAACCCCTGCTGACATTCTTTCCGTGGATGGAGTACATGGTTAGAGCAGGATGGACTCCAAACGGAAAACA TGTGTATGCGGAACTGCTGGACAGACAGCAGAAGAGGATGAGCCTCGTTCTGATACCGGTCGATTTCTTTGTTCCTGTCCGCCAGTTTTCTGATGACGATATGGAGGAGGATGTGTTCGGGAGAAACATTCCCCTGCTTACTGTACTGTATGAAGAAAGCTCCGAGATCTGGGTCAAT ACTCACGATATTTTACACTTTTTACCTCATCCCAACCCCTCGGAGATCAAATTCCTGTGGGCGTCAGAGAAATCGGGCTTCCGTCACTTATACTCTGTCGTGTCAAAGCTAGAAAACTGTGATAGAAAAATGTGTGCCATGGATCTTCTAGAGGAAAATCAAG atggaCAATTCAAAGCTAATGTGATAAAAGAAGTAATGTTGACATCAGGAGACTGGGAAGTGAACCCAAAACAG ATATGGGTCGATGAGAAGAGAGACATTGTCTACTTTGTTGCCCTGAAGGACAGCGTCCTAGAAACTCACCT ATATGCTGTGACCTACTCAAAGCCGAGCGAGCCCGTGAGACTGACCACCCCAGGGTACTCACACGCAGTGTCACTGAGTTCA GACTGTTCGTCTTTTGTCAGCGTCTACAGCTCGGCCAGAGAAACCACTTCCTGTGTTGTTTACAAGATTCTCCATGACAACGACAGACCAATGAGCACCAAGTCCTGGGGAATTATAATGCCGCCCATTG CGTGCCCAGACTACAATGCCCCTGAACTGTTCCAGTACCAGAGTCAGTCAGGGTTCACTCACCACGGCTTGTTCTTTCACCCTCACGGGGAGGAGGCAGGCAAGAAATACCCCACCGTGGTGATGGTGTACGGGGGACCCCAGGTACAACAAGTCACCAACTGCTTTAAGGGAATCAG GTTTTTGCGTCATCATGCCCTGGCATCCAATGGGTATGCTGTCGTAGTGATTGACGGCCGGGGATCATGTGGGCGGGGCCTAAAGTTTGAATCCCACATCAAAAACAGACTG GGTACTGTGGAGATTGAGGACCAGGATCTCTCCTCGGCCAGTCCCTGTAAAATATATAGAAGTATATTAAGTGGAGATTGTTTAATTACTAAAGGGTACTGTGCAGATTGA